From the Streptococcus sanguinis genome, the window TGAAATCCAGTTTAAAGGCGACTTTCATCATATCGAAATTTCCCCAGACAGCCAGCTCGATATCGGTCAAGATGTCATCTTCCAATCTTTTACCAGCCTCAATGTAGCCAGTGGCGCACAACTCAAGCTAGGAACCCGAGTTTTCTTTAACGACCATTGTACTGTCCGCTGTCAGCACTCTATCGAAATCGGCAAGGACACCATGTTTGGCGATGGGGTCCGCATTTTTGACCATAATCATCAGTATTCTAATTATCACATTGAGAAGATTGATTTTACTGTTGCGCCAGTCAAGATTGGAGCTAACTGCTGGATTGGGGCCAATACTGTGATTCTCAAAGGTGTGACCATTGGTGATAATGTCATCATTGGAGCCAACAGCTTGATTTTCCAAGATATTCCCAGCAACTCTATCGCTATGAGCAAGGAAGAGCTTATCATCAAGGAGCGTCCACAGGGCAATTTCCATGCCTTTACGCTGACGGCTTCTGATACTTTGGAACAACTGGCCTATTTAGCAGAAAATCTGCCAGAATTAGAATTTCACATAGCTGCTAAGACCAATATTTCTCCTTACTTAGCCAGCTTTAATGACTATCCCAATATCAACCTCTACACCAATATTCACCAGGATGACTTTATTGAAGAC encodes:
- a CDS encoding DapH/DapD/GlmU-related protein; the protein is MPEIQFKGDFHHIEISPDSQLDIGQDVIFQSFTSLNVASGAQLKLGTRVFFNDHCTVRCQHSIEIGKDTMFGDGVRIFDHNHQYSNYHIEKIDFTVAPVKIGANCWIGANTVILKGVTIGDNVIIGANSLIFQDIPSNSIAMSKEELIIKERPQGNFHAFTLTASDTLEQLAYLAENLPELEFHIAAKTNISPYLASFNDYPNINLYTNIHQDDFIEDLLDRADIYLDINHWGEVDQIVQRAISKGKPVLAFSQTAHQPEENTLLFESDQPQQMADEIRKLLKEKSRT